The genomic segment GAATGATGGCGTCTCGTGGGGCCGCCAATTTTGCCCAACAGGCGCTCGAAAAACAGACCCTTGAGCCACCAGTGCGCCTGCTCCTGGTGCGTATCGTGAAAATCATCGTCATACTGTTTACGGCGATGATCGCGCTCCAAACACTTGGCGTGCCCATCGCTCCGCTGCTCGCCGGTGTCGGAGTCGCCGGTGTCGGTATTGGGTTGGCCTTGCAGGGTGTCTTGAGCAATGTGATGGCCGGGTTGTCCATTATCTTCAGCAAACCCTACAAGGTCGGCGAACATATCTCGCTGCTTGGAGTTCACGGTGACGTATTGGTCATTGATATTTTCACCACGACGCTGATGCACGCTGACCATTCACGCGTCCTCATTCCCAATCGAAAAATTGTCGGGGAAATCCTGCATAATTTTGGTGTTATCCGTCAGCTGCATCTGACGGTCCCCCTCTCACACCGCGTCAAAATCGATGACGCGCTGGCGCACGTGAAGGATATCCTTCAACAGCACCCGTTGGTCTTGAAAGACCCTGCTCCTTCCGTAGGAGTGTCGTCTCTGGGGGAGGCGTCAATCGCTCTTGCCGTGGAGCCCTGGGCGGCTGTGACCAACTACAACGTGGTTCAGGGGGAGTTGAACAAGTTGATTCTCGAACGATTCCGGACACATGGTATCGAGCTGCCCTCTTCTCGTCACGACGTTCACCTAGTGAACGGATAAGACCGTCGAGCCTGGCAACTTTGAACTCTCCTTAACAGTGCTCTTGAGAAAGCGGCCTGAGAGATTCGGTCTTGTTGCGCAGGTTTCTCCGGTGCTAAGATCAGGCCTCAATACAGTTGATTAGCTCATAATAGAAGGAAAGCGAAGTAGTGAAGATGGTCAGGGGGAATGGCTGAAGGTTCTACCCGAAGAGACCGAACAACGAGGCGCGTATCATCGCCTTGCTCGTTACTTTGCGATTCCGAGATGAGGTGAAACGATGGGCACAGTACGCTCCACAGACCAGCCCCTGATCGCTCGCGACGACCCAGCGACAGACTCGGACCGAGTCGGTGGACCAGCACACCTTGACGATCGATCCGCAAGCGGGAATCTCGACAAGATTCGCGACATTCTCTTTGGCGCGCAAGCCCGAGAACATGACCGTCGGTTTGCACAACTCGAACAACATTTAATTCGTGAAGCCTCGGACCTCCGCAACGATCTCAAGCGACGTTTTGAGAGCCTTGAGCTCTACATCAAGAAAGAAGTTGATGTGCTCATGAGCCGGTTGACTAAGGAGCAGGAAGTTCGAGGGGAATCTGTCACGAACCTGACACAGGACCTCACTCAACTGGCTACAACCCTTGAGGATAAAGCACGTCTGCTCGATATGCAGGTGACCCAAGCGCAAGCACATGTTCTCCAGCAGCTGACAGAACAGACGAGCGAGCTGGCGACCGACGTTCGTGCTCGACATGCCGAGGCGGCGTCGGCACTCAATCAGGCCGTCCATGACCTCCGTGCAGAAAAGACGGATCGTGCGACGCTCGCAGCCATTTTATTGGAGGCATCTCAACGGCTATCCAGTGATGAGGCGGTCTCCGGTCGCGGCTCAGCCTAACAACAGCGAGCCGTGCGGCAGTCTCTTTGTGATCTATCGAGTCCATGACGATTGTGTTACCCCATGTCTACCGATCCACACAGGCCTCATCGCGATTCTCCATCTTCTGAAGGACGCACGTCCGTAGACGAAGATTGGACCCAGCTGCGCACTCTTTTACTCTCTCCGGAGCAGACGCAACTGGACGAAATCCGTGAACGGCTCGACAATCGGGCGGTTCAGCCTCGTGATGTCAGCCGGGTACTGCCTGAGGCATTCGCCGTTCGTGGGGAGAGAGATCCACAGTTATCGACGGTTCTGACTCCCTACGTCGAGAACGGATTTGTCGCGACCATACGGAAGTCGCCACGGGCGATCGTCGATGCGATCGCCCCAATCATGGGGCCAGCCATTCGGCAGGCCATCGCGCGTGCCTTGCAAGGTATGACCCAGTCCTTTAACCACTCGTTAGATGAAAGCCTGTCCGTCCGAGGCCTTCGCTGGCGATTGGAAGCCTGGCGGACAGGGCGACCGTTTGCGGAGGTCGTACTGCTCCATACGCTCCGCTATCGCGTGGAACAAGTGTTTCTTATCCATCGGGAGACAGGCCTTCTCCTGCATCACGTGGCAGCCGAGGGGGCGGTGGTTCAGGATCAGCAGGTCTTGTCCGGCATGCTGACGGCGATTCAGAGCTATGTGCGGGATTCGTTTGGCGCGTCACCGGACCAGACGCTCGACCATTTTCGAGTTGGTGAATGGACCGTGTGGATTGAACAGGGGTCCCACGCCTACTTGGCCGGTGTCGTTCGGGGTACTCCCCCTGAAACCCTCAGAGAGGATTTTCAAGCCGCACTGGATGATATTCATGCGCAGCAACCTGATGCCTTGATCCATTTTGATGGAGACGCGGCGCCGTTTAAGACAACACGGACCTGTCTGGAAAACTGTTTGCACGCCCACTATGAACCACCACCGCGACCCAGCGCCTTGAAGCTATGGATTCTGGGCGGGGCGATGATCCTCCTGCTCTCGTGGTGGGGCGTCATGGCCTACCAAGCCCACGCGCGGTGGTCCAATCTGCTGGTTGAACTTGAGGCAGAGCCGGGGATCGTTGTGACCATGGCAAAATCGACGTTGACAGGCTATCACCTCAAGGGATTGCGAGACCCCTTGGCCAAAGACCCTTCGGTGATGGTGATCGAGGCTGGCCTTGAGCCATCGAGCATCAGGGCTGTCTGGTCTCCCTATTACTCGCTGGACCCTCAACTCGTCGAGACCAAAGCGCATTCGATGTTGCACGCCCCCACAACCGTTAAACTGTCAGTGGAGGGAGACACGCTTGTCGCAACTGGCGCGGCTTCCATTGAGTGGGCGCGAGAGACGAGACGGTTGGCTACCCTGGTGCCTGGAATTTCCCTCTACCGTGACGAAGGGCTCGTCACGACCTCCATTCCTGATCTCCTCGAACGGGTCAATCAAACTGTCGTTCGCTTTCGCTCGGGGTCCTCGATCGTGGAACCATCGGAACGTGCCCCACTTGGTGCTGTGTCTATGGCATTACGAGAGCTAGACCAAGCCGCATCCCAATCAGGCCAGCGAATGAGGCTCGAAGTAATGGGGGCGACCGACGACACGGGTCCTCTCGCACGTAATATTCAGCTGAGCAAAGAACGAGCCCGCGCCGTGCTCGCGGCCATTGGAGGGGAGCAACTTGGTGACGCCACGATCGTCATTGCGGGCCTTGTCTCATCTCCCGACCAGCGGCGGTCAACAGGAGAAGCCCGCGACCGGCGGATCGTCACGTTACGGGCCACCCTCACGGTCGCGAATCGAAAGAATGAGACGGCTCGTCCATGATGCAGAAAAAAGTCTGCATGTTGGGTGGATTTGCGGTCGGAAAGACCAGCCTCGTGCGCCGATTTGTGAGTAACGTGTTTTCTGATCACTATCACACGACGATCGGCGTGACCGTGGAGAAGAAGAGTGTCACGGTCGACGACCGGGACGTGATGCTGGTGCTGTGGGATCTCTATGGAGAAGACGAATTTCAACGAGTGCGCGACTCGTATCTTCGTGGTTCATCCGGCTACATCTTGGTCATGGATGGCACCAGAAAAGCGACCCTGGACACGGCACTCGCGCTTCAGCAGACCGCCTTACGAGCAGTCGGAACGGTTCCGTTCATCTCGATCATCAATAAAGCGGATGTTCGATCTGAGTGGGAAATCGATGAGCGCACGATCGAACAGCTGCGCGAACGAGGTTGGACGGTCCTGTTCGGCAGTGCCAAGCTTGGGCAGGGAGTCGAAGAGTTATTTGTGACGCTGGCAACCCAGATCGTACAGGCAGCTCCGATCCCCAGAGATTGCTTATGACAAGCTGGCCAGGCAACCTCGCACCGCACAACGAGTCTCTGTTCAATGCGGTTCTCTCCACTCTCGACATGGTGGTGTTTGAGTGCGAGGAGGACTCGTCTGAGTTTCGGCTTCAAGGTCTCCCGCCTGAATGGTGGCGTGCGTGGGTCGGTCCGGCAGACTGTACGGTCTTAGATCTTGGCCGATGCTCGCCCTTCTTGCAGGAGTATCTTACTGGTGCTCACCTAGTCTGGGCGGGCACCCCTGGCGCAACTGAGAAGTCGGGCCCATGGACGGAACCTGATCGACAGGGCGGCACCATGACACGGGAGGCCACCGCGCTGGTGATTGGATCCAAGAAGTTAGTACTCATTGAGCGTCTGGGTTCCGGCTTCAAGGAGATGGGAACCATCGTTCAGCGGGCTCGGGAACGCATGCTGGCCGAAGAGCGTACCGCGAAGGCCTACCGGAAGACTGAGACGCACCTGATCAGCAAGCTTGAAGTCAGCGAGCGCACAAAGGACGATGCGCTGGCTCTGCTTCAGCACCTCGGGCTTGCTGCGCTTGTTCTCGATGAGCGCGGGCACATCACGTTTGCCAGTGATCGCGGTCTTGAGATCCTGGGAATGACGGCAGAAGCTGTGATCGGTCGGGAATGGGAGCAAGCACTTCCTCTTCCCAAGCACGATCGGATGGCGATTCGGGAGCTGATCAATACCGCCTCAGACCGACGGAAGGCCTGCGTCGTGGGCATCGAAGGACCCCGCCCCTCTTGGGTTGAGATAGAAGTTCACGGAGATCCTCGCCACCCCGGTCGGCATATCGTCATCGTGCATGACCGCACCGAGCTCCACACGCTCCGCCGGGTGCTCAACGAGCAAGCGTCGTTTCACGACCTGGTGGGGAAGAGTCCCGCGATGCTTCGCACGTACCAACTTGTGCGAGACGTGGCGCAGGTTGATAGCACTGTGTTGATCGAAGGGGAAACGGGAACTGGAAAAGAGTTGATCGCGCGTGCCATTCACTCTTGCAGCAGCCGAAAACATAAGCCATTCATTGCCGCCAATTGCGCCGGATTGACCGACTCGATTCTGACGAGCCAACTCTTTGGCCACAAGCGTGGAGCCTTTACCGGGGCGGTGAATGATCAGCAAGGATTATTCGAAGCTGCAGAGGGTGGCACGTTGTTCCTCGACGAAATCGGGGATATTCCGTCGCAAGTCCAAACGGCTCTCTTGCGAGTGTTGCAGGAAAAGGAGATCACCCGTCTGGGAGAGGCCAAGCCTCGCAAAGTCGATGTGCGTGTCGTGGCGGCCACCCACCATAACTTGAGTGAAGACGTCGTTCGTGGGTCCTTCCGAGCGGATCTGCTCTACCGAATTCGTATCGCCAGAGTCCAGCTTCCCCCGTTACGTGAACGACGCGAGGATATCCCGCTTCTTGCCCAATCCTTTCTTGGGCAGATCTGCACCGCCACTGGAAAGACGATCGAGCGCCTGAATCCCGATACCCTTCGGCTTCTCATGAGCCACGCATGGCCTGGTAATGTGCGTGAACTGAAGAGTGCCATCGAATTTGCAGTGATCAGCTGCAAGGCGAAAGAGGTTCTTCCCATTGATCTCCCACCGGAGATCATCCGTGCCCCTGCTGTGCCAAGTTCTTCCGTGTGGATTCCGTTGCCGAACCGGGACGAGAAATCTCGATTTCTCGCGGCGCTTTCCGATGCCAAAGGCAATCGGACGGAGGCCGCCAGACGGCTGGGAGTGAGCAGGGCGACGTTCTATCGCCGCCTCGTCGAGCTAGATATCGATCCTCGCTAGGCAGAGCGCAATGACAGCCTGTTGTCTTCCCAGCAGTGCACCGAGAGATCCGGCCGATGACGGCCGTCCTCACCCATTTCCCGCCACCCCCGTCGCGTAAGCGCCTCTCACTATCCTGTGACTGTCTCACGAGCAGGGCATCTGTCTCATGAGACACTCCGTTGTCTCATGCCGACACAGCGGAGACGGTCTCGCCAATCCATCCATTCAATGCAACCGATTGATTATGTGGAGGCCCTCACTCGTGTAGTGATGTGGCACGCGGTTTGTAATCATGCCATCAAGAGGAAGTCGGCAGTATCCGTTGCAAGAGCGAGTATAAATAGAAATGCGATTAGAGAGGTACAAAAGCATGACCACACCAGGGCTACTCGTCGAAGACTACAACGGACAGGACTACCTGCTGACCACGGAATCTCGCGCGGGAGTGAACACCCATCGATTGGTCGTGCTGCAACGCGTGAATAGGCAGTGGAAGCATCTGAATGGAGTCCAGGAATCAGCTTGTCGCGAAGTGCTGATCGGTGCATTCGTCGATTTCTTTGTGGACATATGCAGGGTGTTGAATGCGTCTGGCTCTGATCGGACCGTTAGGATCGCCGCAAGGTTAGGTCGATCTCGCGCACGACGAGCATCCCTACGCAAGCCCCTGAAGGCTGTGTAACGAGGGTGTCACCAACGGCCTAACTCGTAGGAGATCTGACATGCGGTGTAAACGATGTGGTGGATTGATGATTGTGGAGCTGGGTGCGGATGAAGACCTTGCAGAGCAAGCGGCAGGGCGGGGCGCGTTGCGCTGTGTGAATTGTGGAGCGAGGGTGAATATCAGGATGTTGAGGAATCTTGCGGCTCAATATACCGAAAGACTCGCACCTGTCAGGCAGTCCGTTCCAAGGCGTCGTCACATCGAACGCCACCTTACTATGGGAGAGGATGTATGAGAAAAGCGAGAAGGGTGAGGGGTGGATTGTGCTCAATGAAATCCCAATGGCGCAATGGTATGGGCGGATATCATCCGTGTGTGTATATGCAACGGTCCATCTTTCAGTATCGATGGGCGACTTGTTTCCTCTGGGTTGAGCACAGCTGAGTTCCGGCACTTTCAGGAAACAGGGATGACCCGATGGACAAACTCACTGGAAGACGAAAACCGATTCGTGTGTTGCTGATCGATGATTCCATGCTGACTCTGCATGGGCTCAAGACTTTCCTTTCCACAAACCCTCACATCGAAATCATGGGCATTGCTCGTACTCCCTCGGAAGCCTTAGACGCGATACGGGTACACCAGCCGGATGTCGTGATGTTGGAGACTCGCCTGGGGCAAATAAGTGGAATCGACTTATGTAGAACCATCCGTGAGTCATATCCACACATCGGCGTGCTCTTTTTTACGGCGCATGACGATAAGGAGCTCCTGCGAGCAGCCATCATGGCCGATGCGCACGGTTACCTGCTGAAGGGCGCAGCGGCTGAGGCGGTTGCGAGGAGTATCGAGATTGTTGCGAGTGGGAGGGCGATCATGGATCAGCAGTTGACTCAGCAAGTCATCACATGGGCTCGGGATGGAGCGTTGGCTGGACAAGAGCGGATCCCCTATAGCTGTTCGAAAGATGACCGGCAGCTACTCTCTCTGGTGGCTCTCGGGAAGACAAACAAGGAGATTGCACAAGAATTGAATCTTGTGCCTCGCGTGGTGGCCACTCGCTTACAACGAATCTACAAGCGTTTGAAGATATCCAGACGATCCGAGGCGGCACGCTACTATGTGCAGTTGGAAAAGGATCCGCATGGACTTGAAGGCGTTGCTCACCAGAACTAGCCACGTATCAGGCCTGTATGGAGACGATCTGGTGATCGTGAAGCCGGACTGTCTCAACCACGAATCGCTACTCCATGGCCGTCATCGCTCAGAGTCGCGAGACCAGTATGGAGCGACGCCATGGCGTTCTCCTCTGTCTGGACATTGAAGAGCTCTATGCTGGGTCTCGCACAGGCCGACAACAGCCTCTTGCAGTGTCACGGCAATCTAGGTATATACCCAAGGGCAACTTACCCTAACTGAACAACTTAGCCACACGAAGGAGGATAAATGAAGCCACTCATGTTACTGGTCGCAGTCTTAGCTCTGGGCGCGATGGCGACGCCGAGTCTTGCTGATGATGGGGCGCTCGCGACTACGCCGGTACCGATCCTTGATGTCGTGACCTTGAAAGACGGCAGCGTCATCTATGGTGAAGTGATCGAGATGTCGGGCGGGTTACTACAGATCAAGAACTCTCTGGCAGGCGATATCATCAAGCTCAAATGGGCTGAAGTGAGCAAGCTGGCGGTCTCGCACCCGGTACCCTTTCATTTAAAGGAGGGGACCGTGCTTGTTGGCACGGCCGAAGAGGGAGAACCGGGGACGATGAAGGTGAAGGCTGGGCCAAACGGAAACATGATGACGGTTCCGATCAATGCCGTGACACAGGTGAACCCGGTTATTCAGTCGCCGGTCATCTACTCCGGGAGCCTCAATGCGGGCTACTCGGCTGCCGTGGGAAACAGCCATCTCCGGAACGTGAGTGTTCTAGGAGATCTTGTGGCACGCAGTGAGCAGCTCCGGCTGACCCTCCTGGGTCGCTACGTCAATGCAGACAACAACGGTAGTTTACAGGTCAGGAATGCCCGCGGCACGATCAAGCTGGACTTCTTTATCACGAAACGGTTTTTCTGGTATGCGTCGGCCTATGTGGAAAACGATTTTCTCCAAAACCTCAAGCTGAGAACGGCGATCTCCAGTGGCCCGGGGTATCAATTTCTTGAGCGTGGAGATCTGAAGGGTATCTTTAAGGATATGACCTTCTACGCCGAAGCCGGTCCAACGTATTTTAACGAGGACTACCGGGATAATAGCATCACTGCTGATCGGGGGAGCTTTCGCGCACGCGTGGCCATGAAATTGGATTGGCCGCTGTTCGATGGCCGTGTCACGCTGTACCATTACAATGAAATATTCCCCTCGGTCCAGAACGCGTCGGATTTCTTCTTCACGATGGATAACGGGGTTCGCATGAAGATTTTGGCCGGTCTGGCGAGCGGATTCCAGGTGACCACCCGCTACAACAATCGGCCGCCTGCCGGCACGGGCGATACCGATAACTTATACTTGCTTACGTTAGGGTATGCGTTCGACACCACTCGCACACGATAGGCTGCGTGCAGCCTCGTACGGAGCTGCGTTCTTATAAGGAGAAACACTATGCTGAAAGAGTTCAAAGAGTTTGCCATGAAGGGGAATGTCCTCGACATGGCGATCGGCGTCATCATCGGTGGCGCATTCGGGAAAATTGTGTCGTCCATGGTCAGCGACGTGCTGATGCCGCCCATTGGGTTACTGATGGGCAAGGTAGATTTTTCAAGCCTCTTCATTGATTTGTCCAGAACATCCCCCGTGTCTCTCGCCGCAGCCAAAGCTGCTGGAGCCCCGACGATTAATTACGGTGTTTTTCTACAGAGCATGTTCGACTTCATTATTGTTGCCTTCGTCATCTTCATGTTGGTCAAGCAGGTGAATCGATTTAAGAAGGAAGAGCCTGCAGCCCCACCGCCGCCTCCCCCGGCGCCGAGCAATGAGGAGAAACTGTTGACGGAAATCCGCGATCTCCTTAAGCACCGTCAATGAAGATCGGCGGTCTAACCAGCAATACGGCGTGGGAGAGTGATCGGCCCATTCCTATTGCGATATCGATACGAAGGAGGTCCTCATGCGGTTAGGTAAAGGCGTCCTATTGATGACAGGACTTGTTACCTTGGTGGGGTGTTCTTCTCTGAATCATTCTGATGGCTACATTAAGCAACCCACTGTTTGTGTTGACAAAAAGTGGTATGGCTATTACCAGGGCACTGGGTGCCCCTCCACGGCGAAAGTCGCAGCCGCCACTCCCGCTGCATCCGATGAGCTCGATATGGCAAGGCGCGACATCGGCGCCTTACAGAAGCGGATTGCGGATCTCGATGGCCAATTGGTTGCTGCAAATCAGCGCGTAGCTGATCTCGATGGACGGCGAGGTCCAACAGATGATGACCTCAGCAATCTACAAAAGCGGGTTGTGTATCTTCAGAACCAATTGGATGAACGTGAGGCTCGTCTAGCGGCCATGGGTAGGCAGTCGGCTGATAGCAGCCTGGCGAAGGCAGAAAAGGATCTGTTGAAGGCGCTGCAGCCAGAAATTGCCAAGGGAACGGTCGCGGTCCATCAAACAGGTAACGCGCTCACGATTAACCTGGCATCCGGCCTATTGTTTGAGTCGGGACAGGATCAGCTGAAAGCCGGCGGTGCTGATGCGTTGAACCGTGTGGGGGGCGTGCTGAAAGACTTCCCGGAAAAACAGGTGCATGTCGCAGGGTACGCGGATAACGTCCCAATCAAGGGCGCGTTGCAAAAAAAGTATCCATCGAATAAAGAGCTTTCTGACGCACGTGCGAACAGCGCAGCCCAGGCTCTGCGGGTTGGTGGTGTGGCCAGCCTCACGGCTGCTGGTCATGGCGAGAGTGATCCGGTCGCCAGCAATAGCACCGCGACGGGACGCGCGAAAAATCGACGGGTTGAGGTGGTCGTCAAGTAATAGGTCGCGTTTCTTTCTGTGCCTGAACAAGCGAAGGGACTCTTCCCGAGGGAAGAGTCCCTTATCAGGGTCATCGTGATTCAGATCAAGGAGATCATCATGCAAATGCTCAAGACCACCGTGATTATGACAGGCTTGCTTGCTCTGGTCGGTTGTTCTTCCATGAAGCATTCTGACAGCTTTATCAAACAGCCGACTGTTTGTGTTGATAAAAAATGGTACGGGTATCATCAAGGCGCTGGGTGCCCCTCCACTACAAAAGTTGTGGTGCCCGATGCCTCGCAAGAAATGGCTGCCCGTCTTGCAGCGCTGGAACGAGATCGGTCACGATTAGCCGAGGAACTGGAAGTTGCGCGACGACAAAACGGAACCCTCAGTAGCCGTGTCAGTGAATTAGAAGGACAACTCGCCGACCGTGATCGGGAAATTGCCGCGCTTCGTTCTGGAGCCGGTGACAATGCGGCCTTCGCAGGTCAGCTTTCGGCTGCACAGAGTGAGAAAGATCGGCTTGCAGCGGAACTGGCTGCGGCGAGACAGCACAACGAGGATCATGACCGGCTGGCGGCGGAGTCGGAGTCACAATTAGCAGCGTTGAAGCAACGCAACTCCGACCTTGAGTCCCAACTAGCCGATCGAGACAAGGAGCTCTCCGGTCTTCGTGGCGACCTCTCCTCAGAGATGGCGAAATTGAAGCAGGCGGAGCGCGGATTGATCAGGGCACTCAAGCCGCAAATCGATGAAAGAAATATCACCGTTGATCTCAATAACGAGCGATTGCTCATCAACCTGGCTTCCGGCTACCTCTTCGGGTCGGGCGAAGACCAGCTCAAGCCGGCTGGAGCCGATGCGCTCAAACAGGTCGGGTCTATCCTCAAAGATTTTCCAGAGTATAAAGTTCATGTTGAAGGCCATACCGACAATCGGCCGATTCTCGGCGCGTTGAAAAAGAAGTTCCCGTCCAACAAGGAATTGTCCGAAGCACGAGCGACGAACGCCGCGCAAGCATTGGCGGACGGGGGGCTCTCCGGCGCCCATGCCATGGGAGTCGCTGATACAAAGCCGGTGATGCCGAATGTCACCACCGAGGGGCGGGCCAAAAACCGCCGCGTTGAAATCAGCGTGACCAAGTAGTAGGCCCATGTCTCAGAGGAGCGGCGAGGATATCGCCGCTCCTCCCATATCACCTGCGAATCGGCTGAAAGGAGATTGCAATGAAATTGAAAATGGCTCAAGTGAGCGCAGTGGTGACGGTGTTTTTCGTCGGTCTTAGCACATCGGCATGGGCTGTCGATATGGGTGCTATGAAGCAGAAAGTTGAGACCGTGAAAGGTCAAGCGGAGAACGTGAAAAAAGAGGGTGGTGAGACCGCACAAAGTGCCAAGGATCTGAAGGCGCAAGATGCGATGAAAAACGCTGGAGAAGCGAAGGACGAGGGGAAGAAACTCAAGGACGCCGTCACAGGCAAGTAGCGTGTGAAAAATGTTCCTTCACGGTTAGGCTGGCGCGCCATGGACGCGCCAGCCATTCCAGCCTGGCAGCCCCCATACTCTCCTGTGAAAGAGGTCTTCGCGTAATCAAAAAATGCTTCCACGATTTCCGTTCGTTGCATGGAGCCAGGATGGTGCTTTCAAGATCCGCACTGGGGATTTCTCGACCTTCTTAAGACAAAACCCGGTCGCAGACACCAACTAATTGACGAGAGTAGTTTCCACAAGCAGCTATCTGAATCGCTACTGTATCATTGCGGAAAGAGCAGATGGCTTGAGCCACTCTCCTCACGTAGAAAGTGAACGATGCCCGGGGTGACGAACACGGCATGCGCGCATGTCTCGCTCGTCATGACTACGCAATTTTTCACACCTGCACCTTGAGTGTTTAGCAAAGTGTGATGTTGACACATTTGCTTGAGCGGCATAAGGTTCGTCCACCTGACGGAACCCATGGCCAATATCAGCATCCACGGACGCGTCATCGATGAGCGGGGGTTTGGCATCGCCGGCTTGACCGTTCGCGCGCTCGACTTCGATCCATTTTTTAGCGAAGACGATGTGCTGGGAATCGGCAAGACAGAAGGCGACGGCACCTTTCTCATTTCCTACTCGCCGGATGCCTACCGCACCTGGAAAGTCGATCGGAATCCCGACCTCGTCGCCCAAATATTCGGCCCCATCCAGGTAGACCCGTCACGCTTCGGCACGCGCCTCCTGCACGAAACCCCGGAAGCCAAAGATGTCACCGACTCGAACCACGAGGTCGGCACCATCAGCATCCATCGCAACAACATCGAGGGCTGGCTCGTCACTCATACAACGTTAAACCCCGCAGTCGGAGAGCCCGTTGCGCTTTTTCACCACAACCGCATCACGCACCTGATCGACGGAGCCAAGATGTTCCCCGCAGTGACCGATGCCGCTGAGAGCGCCACCGAATCCATCAACCTGATGACGCTGTTTTTTGACGTCGATAACGGCTTCCTCACCAAGTTCAAGAGTAGCTTCGACCCGTTGAATCCTCCCTCCACCGGTTGCAAACAGGGAGCGGAAACTTCGCTGGAAGAGGTGCTCAAGAACAAGGGTGGAAAACCGGTTAATGTGTTGGTGACGAACCTGCCGCTCTCCGCAGAAGACACTGTGACCGAGGTGGCGGAGTTTTTTGCCCAGACGGCGGGCGTGCACACTAATGCGTTCAACAAGGGCTTCGCCCTGCTGCATGCCAAGGCCATTGTGGTGGATGGGGACCACGCCATCCTCATGGGATCGCCGCTGAAACAGTACTACTTCAACGATACCAACCATGCCATCCGCGACGCGCGCCACAAGGGCTCGCTCATGCACGACGTCAACACTGATCTCAAGGGCCCGGCGGTGTCTCACATCGAAAAGACGTTCGCGAGCATCTGGAATGCGACCGGCAAACCGATGCTCATCCCTCCGCAGAAGACCTTTCCCGAACTGGCAGTCACGCCTGACGGCGACGTGGCCTCGGTGCAGGTCCTGCGCACGCTACCAGGAGGCTCGATCAAGCGTGTCAACCCGAGCGATGAAGACCTGCCTTACGGCGAAACCGGCATCCTCGAAGCCTATGAGCGCGCCATCGCCAACGCCCAGCGCTACATCTACATTGAGAACCAATACTTCACCTCGCCCGAAATCGTCGATGCGCTCATCGCCAGGATGAAGGACAGCACCAAGCC from the Nitrospira sp. genome contains:
- a CDS encoding mechanosensitive ion channel family protein; translation: MNILDTLTQYAVQYGLQAAVALGILIGGMMASRGAANFAQQALEKQTLEPPVRLLLVRIVKIIVILFTAMIALQTLGVPIAPLLAGVGVAGVGIGLALQGVLSNVMAGLSIIFSKPYKVGEHISLLGVHGDVLVIDIFTTTLMHADHSRVLIPNRKIVGEILHNFGVIRQLHLTVPLSHRVKIDDALAHVKDILQQHPLVLKDPAPSVGVSSLGEASIALAVEPWAAVTNYNVVQGELNKLILERFRTHGIELPSSRHDVHLVNG
- a CDS encoding GTP-binding protein, translated to MMQKKVCMLGGFAVGKTSLVRRFVSNVFSDHYHTTIGVTVEKKSVTVDDRDVMLVLWDLYGEDEFQRVRDSYLRGSSGYILVMDGTRKATLDTALALQQTALRAVGTVPFISIINKADVRSEWEIDERTIEQLRERGWTVLFGSAKLGQGVEELFVTLATQIVQAAPIPRDCL
- a CDS encoding PAS domain S-box protein, whose protein sequence is MTSWPGNLAPHNESLFNAVLSTLDMVVFECEEDSSEFRLQGLPPEWWRAWVGPADCTVLDLGRCSPFLQEYLTGAHLVWAGTPGATEKSGPWTEPDRQGGTMTREATALVIGSKKLVLIERLGSGFKEMGTIVQRARERMLAEERTAKAYRKTETHLISKLEVSERTKDDALALLQHLGLAALVLDERGHITFASDRGLEILGMTAEAVIGREWEQALPLPKHDRMAIRELINTASDRRKACVVGIEGPRPSWVEIEVHGDPRHPGRHIVIVHDRTELHTLRRVLNEQASFHDLVGKSPAMLRTYQLVRDVAQVDSTVLIEGETGTGKELIARAIHSCSSRKHKPFIAANCAGLTDSILTSQLFGHKRGAFTGAVNDQQGLFEAAEGGTLFLDEIGDIPSQVQTALLRVLQEKEITRLGEAKPRKVDVRVVAATHHNLSEDVVRGSFRADLLYRIRIARVQLPPLRERREDIPLLAQSFLGQICTATGKTIERLNPDTLRLLMSHAWPGNVRELKSAIEFAVISCKAKEVLPIDLPPEIIRAPAVPSSSVWIPLPNRDEKSRFLAALSDAKGNRTEAARRLGVSRATFYRRLVELDIDPR
- a CDS encoding response regulator transcription factor → MDKLTGRRKPIRVLLIDDSMLTLHGLKTFLSTNPHIEIMGIARTPSEALDAIRVHQPDVVMLETRLGQISGIDLCRTIRESYPHIGVLFFTAHDDKELLRAAIMADAHGYLLKGAAAEAVARSIEIVASGRAIMDQQLTQQVITWARDGALAGQERIPYSCSKDDRQLLSLVALGKTNKEIAQELNLVPRVVATRLQRIYKRLKISRRSEAARYYVQLEKDPHGLEGVAHQN
- a CDS encoding DUF481 domain-containing protein; its protein translation is MKPLMLLVAVLALGAMATPSLADDGALATTPVPILDVVTLKDGSVIYGEVIEMSGGLLQIKNSLAGDIIKLKWAEVSKLAVSHPVPFHLKEGTVLVGTAEEGEPGTMKVKAGPNGNMMTVPINAVTQVNPVIQSPVIYSGSLNAGYSAAVGNSHLRNVSVLGDLVARSEQLRLTLLGRYVNADNNGSLQVRNARGTIKLDFFITKRFFWYASAYVENDFLQNLKLRTAISSGPGYQFLERGDLKGIFKDMTFYAEAGPTYFNEDYRDNSITADRGSFRARVAMKLDWPLFDGRVTLYHYNEIFPSVQNASDFFFTMDNGVRMKILAGLASGFQVTTRYNNRPPAGTGDTDNLYLLTLGYAFDTTRTR
- the mscL gene encoding large-conductance mechanosensitive channel protein MscL — encoded protein: MLKEFKEFAMKGNVLDMAIGVIIGGAFGKIVSSMVSDVLMPPIGLLMGKVDFSSLFIDLSRTSPVSLAAAKAAGAPTINYGVFLQSMFDFIIVAFVIFMLVKQVNRFKKEEPAAPPPPPPAPSNEEKLLTEIRDLLKHRQ